Proteins encoded together in one Quercus lobata isolate SW786 chromosome 3, ValleyOak3.0 Primary Assembly, whole genome shotgun sequence window:
- the LOC115978832 gene encoding single-stranded DNA-binding protein WHY1, chloroplastic-like, with the protein MLRLQSLSSPLTTQNPKLHLNLSPTKRTALKLNPNINTKTSLFVVKCQQRFTTNSSSPNNSSFASQTPPAAGAFPTRFFVGHSIYKGKAALTVEPRAPEFTPLDSGAFKISKDGFVLLQFAPAAGVRQYDWSRKQVFSLSVTEIGSLVCLGKKESCEFFHDPFKGKSEEGKVRKVLKVEPLPDGSGHFFNLSVQNKLLNVDDSIYIPVTRAEYTVLISAFNFILPYLLGWHAFANSIKPEETSLVNSANPRYGGDFEWSR; encoded by the exons atgttgCGTCTACAGTCTCTATCTTCTCCACTcacaacccaaaacccaaaactccaCCTAAACCTTAGCCCCACTAAACGCACCGCTTTGAAGTTAAACCCCAACAtcaacaccaaaacctcactctTCGTCGTCAAGTGCCAGCAGAGGTTCACCACCAACTCCTCCTCTCCAAACAACTCCTCTTTTGCTTCACAAACCCCCCCAGCAG CTGGAGCATTCCCGACTAGATTTTTTGTGGGTCACTCAATATACAAAGGGAAAGCAGCTCTTACAGTAGAGCCCAGAGCTCCGGAGTTCACACCTTTGGAT TCAGGGGCATTCAAAATATCCAAGGACGGTTTTGTGTTGCTTCAGTTTGCTCCTGCTGCAGGCGTTCGTCAATATGATTGGAGCAGAAAGCAG GTATTCTCACTATCAGTGACGGAAATTGGAAGTCTAGTTTGCCTTGGCAAAAAGGaatcatgtgaattttttcatgATCCTTTTAAGGGAAAGAG TGAGGAGGGAAAGGTCAGGAAGGTTTTGAAGGTGGAGCCCCTTCCAGATGGTTCTGGCCACTTCTTTAACCTCA GTGTTCAGAACAAGCTTCTAAATGTGGATGACAGCATTTATATTCCTGTCACCAGAGCAGAGTACACTGTACTCATCTCAGCTTTTAAT TTTATCTTGCCGTACCTTTTAGGTTGGCATGCTTTTGCTAATTCCATAAAGCCAGAAGAGACAAGCCTTGTGAATAGTGCTAATCCTAGATATGGGGGAGACTTTGAGTGGAGCAGATAG
- the LOC115982891 gene encoding uncharacterized protein LOC115982891 has protein sequence MSSLCSSFRILAPLWSHNLLHCKRNISFVTTTAMSSSTSDNSVPIPKQTQLRYDPSEELFGLDVAPKPRNDSSGTPKPQSWYGPNGLYIRELPCPSCRGRGYTPCTECGIERARLDCLQCNGKGIMTCQQCLGDCVIWEESIDEQPWEKARSTSPLKVKEDDEVDNLDIKLGMKKKSKRVYQSLRPEVGLKISRSLKSLNAKTGIFSKRMRIIHRNPTLQAQRVAAIKKAKGTAAARRRASEALKAFFSDPENRRKRSIAMKGVKFYCRNCGREGHRRHYCPELKDSLIGRQFMCRLCGEKGHNRRTCQNSMSSNHGNAVTRNHLCRICRQSGHNCRTCPQVTGVKLSGTHAKRHFPTGSRTCSMCQEKGHNIRTCPQRNINPLMINPQFEEGKQNKQ, from the exons ATGTCGTCCCTGTGTTCCTCGTTTCGAATTCTGGCACCTCTTTGGTCCCACAATTTACTCCATTGCAAGAGAAATATTAGCTTCGTTACAACAACGGCCATGTCCTCCTCTACCAGCGACAATTCTGTTCCTATTCCCAAACAAACTCAG TTACGTTATGATCCCTCGGAAGAGCTATTCGGACTCGATGTCGCTCCGAAGCCTAG GAATGATAGTTCTGGTACTCCCAAACCACAGTCCTGGTATGGTCCAAATGGGCTGTACATTAGAGAACTACCCTGCCCAAGTTGCCGGGGTAGAGGTTATACTCCCTGTACAGAATGTGGAATAGAGAGAGCCAGATTAGATTGTTTACAATGTAATGGGAAG GGTATAATGACATGTCAACAGTGTTTAGGAGATTGCGTCATATGGGAAGAGTCGATTGATGAGCAACCATGGGAGAAAGCTCGCTCAAC TTCTCCACTCAAGGTAAAAGAAGATGATGAAGTTGACAATTTGGATATAAAGTTGGGCATGAAGAAGAAATCAAAGCGTGTTTACCAATCACTTCGTCCTGAAGTTGGACTTAAAATTAGCCGATCGCTGAAA AGTCTCAATGCCAAAACAGGTATATTTAGCAAGAGAATGAGGATTATCCATCGCAATCCTACACTTCAAGCACAAAGAGTGGCTGCAATTAAG AAAGCCAAAGGAACTGCTGCAGCTCGAAGGCGTGCTTCTGAAGCTTTAAAAGCTTTCTTTAGTGATCCAGAAAACCGTCGCAAGAGGAGCATTGCCATGAAAG GAGTAAAATTTTACTGCAGAAACTGTGGACGTGAGGGACACAGGAGACACTACTGTCCAGAACTCAAGGATAGTTTGATAGGTAGACAGTTTATGTGTCGGTTATGTGGAGAAAAGGGCCACAACAGAAGAACCTGCCAAAATTCAATGTCCAGCAATCATGGGAATGCAGTTACGAGGAACCATCTTTGCAGAATATGTCGTCAAAGTGGTCACAATTGCAGGACTTGCCCTCAAGTGACTGGGGTAAAGTTGAGTGGTACTCATGCCAAAAGACACTTTCCTACAGGAAGCAGAACATGCTCTATGTGCCAAGAAAAAGGACACAATATTAGGACATGCCCTCAGAGAAATATAAATCCCTTGATGATTAATCCTCAGTTTGAAGAAGGAAAGCAAAATAAGCAATGA